One part of the Pirellulaceae bacterium genome encodes these proteins:
- the ispF gene encoding 2-C-methyl-D-erythritol 2,4-cyclodiphosphate synthase produces the protein MSTEYRVGVGHDTHRLISGGPLRIGGVDIDFDKRLDGHSDADVLLHAITDALLGAVALGDIGEMFPDTDPQHRGQDSADMLSAAAHRVLSLGWRIANLDCVIHAEQPKMLPHRDRMQARLAEILVLGANQISVKSKTGEATGPVGQGLIIQAQCVCLVQRPVKDKGEYGGIGF, from the coding sequence ATGTCAACTGAGTATCGAGTGGGCGTGGGACACGACACCCATCGTTTGATTAGCGGCGGACCTTTGCGAATTGGAGGAGTTGACATCGACTTCGACAAGCGGCTGGATGGTCACAGCGATGCCGACGTCTTGTTACACGCCATAACCGATGCGCTTTTGGGCGCAGTGGCTTTGGGGGATATCGGCGAAATGTTCCCCGATACTGATCCACAACATCGAGGACAAGACTCTGCCGACATGTTATCGGCAGCCGCTCATCGAGTACTCAGCTTGGGGTGGCGGATCGCCAATTTGGACTGTGTCATTCACGCGGAACAGCCCAAGATGCTGCCACACCGCGACCGCATGCAAGCACGCCTCGCCGAAATACTTGTACTGGGAGCCAATCAAATAAGCGTCAAGAGCAAGACCGGAGAGGCCACCGGTCCGGTTGGCCAGGGACTGATTATTCAGGCGCAGTGCGTTTGTCTGGTTCAAAGGCCAGTAAAGGACAAAGGCGAATACGGTGGCATCGGCTTTTGA